Proteins from a genomic interval of Ornithodoros turicata isolate Travis unplaced genomic scaffold, ASM3712646v1 Chromosome12, whole genome shotgun sequence:
- the LOC135371739 gene encoding uncharacterized protein K02A2.6-like produces the protein MSLGRIYDFNDGMSWYTWIERLTFYCEANLITAPEKKRAVLLTMCGESTYETLKALLAPQLPSEVSYSDIVRCLAEYFDPKLSELLSRFKFHQRNQAPTETIADYVTALRAIARDCNFSISSTVSTPATDRASGDSPPQQQATTEQPTPPTALPLDVMMRDRFICGIRDKNLQQRLLVERDITFDRAFKIALATESAVSQQGQLQSAQERDQVNIVRRKSAGHRKKTTKTQRCGRCLGDHEAKDCRFKNAICNRCNKKGHIARACKQQHGAPVAGDSHHLASGSDDERSSSSSELYQLNHVGDKLGRPDIPKFTVTLKVEGKRLNFEVDSGAACSIISEQTYRETWPHNPPELKKKTTCLRTWSGEGLRALGTTQVRVRFKTKDFILPLTVMRGTGCNLLGRDWFRPLNIRVSGIHHVQDSSQLHTLLKKYETVFVENIDGHKGAPVSLELKENATPCFLKARPVPFALRSTVEKEIDQLVSQGVLEPAQHSDWATPLVVVKKKDGSIRLCGDYRSTVNLRTKASSYPLPTTTEVFTRLRGGKIFSTLDLKQAYQQLRLTTAAAEILTVNTIKGLFRMKRLPFGISAAPGIFQRFIDTLLADIPGTSAYLDDVIVCGKDIDEHNRRLEQVLSKLEGGNLRLRRDKCKFALPEVSYLGHRIDAEGLHPTDDKVKALLQAPSPKSKTELKAFLGMLSFYDRFLRNRAAIARDLYELLKHGNKWQWLKRHQLAFENLKKLINESTVLAHYDETKPLVIACDASPYGVGAVLAQLDDDDRELPVAFASRTLGRAEQNYAQLDREGLALVFAVEKFHQYVAGRSFKIYTDHRPLLGIMGQHKPMPAMLSPRMTRWCLKLGCYDYDLCYRKGTTNQNADAFSRLPLPSMTDEPYRPGDVLLLDTLEGPVLTAKTLEKMTQQDPVLSAVHRALRNGSLHKLREHGFDQYKIRRRELATEGDCVTRGSRVVVPPAAREQALKLVHCGHRGIVTMKACARSYMWWPGIDRDIEQLVRGCSKCQVDRRSPPRAPPPLWTRPAEPWKTIHIDFAGPVDGRTYLLVVDAYTKWLEVRRMTSTTAAAVIEQLRYMFATFGIPQVVVSDNGSVFLSAETKRFFKANGVEHRTSAPYHPATNGQVERMVAELKRVLKRDSAGHVDKCLARFMFKQHTTINATIGKSPAAMMFSRELPSPLSALKPSDHRSSMGEDEEGAGSRYALFKPSMRVYIRNFTGGPQWIPGQLLDRMGRRSWMVQTEHGTTRRHVDHIRRRYDQDPWNSSSVPWTVDISPERPSGAAAVDPQRLTECSDVVTAPAVPETRDPPARELRRSQRTRQPPDFFRPC, from the coding sequence ATGTCACTGGGACGGATCTACGACTTCAACGACGGCATGAGTTGGTACACGTGGATAGAACGTCTAACGTTCTACTGTGAGGCCAATCTCATCACAGCACCAGAGAAGAAGCGAGCGGTGCTGCTTACAATGTGCGGGGAGTCGACGTACGAAACTCTGAAAGCCCTCCTTGCGCCACAACTTCCATCTGAAGTGAGCTACTCAGATATCGTCAGGTGTCTCGCCGAATACTTCGATCCAAAACTGTCGGAACTTCTCAGCCGATTCAAATTCCATCAGCGTAATCAAGCGCCGACGGAAACGATAGCAGACTATGTTACAGCACTCAGGGCCATCGCCAGAGACTGCAATTTCAGTATTAGCAGTACAGTTTCGACGCCGGCGACAGATAGGGCATCAGGGGATAGCCCACcacaacaacaggcaacgacgGAGCAGCCGACACCGCCCACAGCGTTGCCTCTAGACGTCATGATGAGAGACCGCTTCATTTGCGGTATTCGGGATAAGAACCTGCAGCAACGCCTTTTAGTGGAGCGTGACATAACATTCGATCGGGCTTTCAAGATTGCTCTCGCAACGGAGTCAGCAGTGAGTCAGCAGGGTCAGCTGCAGTCGGCACAAGAACGAGACCAGGTTAACATCGTTCGGAGAAAGTCCGCGGGACATCGGAAGAAGACGACTAAAACACAAAGGTGTGGCCGCTGTTTGGGAGATCACGAGGCAAAGGACTGTCGGTTCAAGAATGCCATATGCAACAGGTGCAACAAAAAGGGCCACATTGCGAGAGCTTGTAAGCAGCAACATGGAGCGCCAGTGGCAGGAGACAGTCATCACCTTGCTAGTGGGTCGGATGATGAGCGGAGTTCATCCTCCAGTGAGCTCTACCAACTTAACCACGTCGGGGATAAACTAGGTCGTCCAGACATTCCCAAATTCACAGTGACGCTCAAGGTAGAAGGAAAGCGCCTCAATTTTGAAGTGGATTCGGGAGCAGCTTGCTCGATAATCAGCGAACAGACTTATCGGGAGACATGGCCACACAATCCTCCGGAGCTAAAGAAAAAGACCACTTGTCTACGAACATGGTCAGGCGAAGGCCTAAGGGCATTAGGCACGACTCAAGTACGTGTGCGGTTCAAGACGAAGGACTTCATTTTGCCTCTGACTGTCATGAGAGGAACTGGATGTAATCTTCTCGGACGAGATTGGTTCAGGCCGCTGAACATCAGAGTCAGCGGTATTCATCACGTTCAGGACTCAAGCCAGCTGCACACCCTTTTAAAGAAGTACGAAACTGTGTTTGTCGAAAACATCGACGGTCACAAGGGGGCCCCGGTTTCACTGGAGCTGAAGGAGAACGCCACGCCTTGCTTCTTGAAGGCTCGACCTGTCCCCTTCGCTCTTAGAAGTACAGTAGAGAAAGAAATCGACCAGTTAGTCTCCCAAGGGGTGCTGGAGCCGGCACAGCACTCGGACTGGGCTACACCGCTGGTCGTCGTGAAAAAAAAGGATGGCAGCATACGACTGTGTGGTGATTACCGTAGCACGGTTAACCTGAGGACCAAGGCATCATCCTACCCGCTTCCCACTACCACCGAGGTCTTCACCAGACTTCGTGGAGGAAAAATATTTTCTACGCTGGATTTGAAACAAGCGTATCAGCAGCTCCGATTGACCACTGCGGCTGCGGAAATTTTGACTGTTAACACGATTAAGGGTTTGTTCCGGATGAAGAGGCTTCCGTTCGGAATATCGGCAGCTCCAGGAATTTTCCAGCGGTTCATCGACACCTTGCTGGCGGATATTCCAGGCACAAGCGCTTACCTGGATGACGTCATTGTCTGCGGAAAGGACATAGATGAACATAACAGACGCCTGGAGCAGGTGCTCAGTAAGCTGGAAGGGGGGAACCTTCGCCTAAGAAGAGACAAGTGCAAATTCGCGCTGCCAGAGGTTTCTTACTTAGGACATCGCATTGATGCAGAAGGTCTGCATCCGACAGACGACAAGGTCAAGGCATTGCTTCAGGCCCCATCACCGAAGTCCAAGACCGAATTGAAAGCGTTTCTAGGCATGCTGTCGTTTTACGACCGGTTCCTGAGAAACCGCGCCGCCATAGCAAGGGATCTGTATGAATTGCTTAAACACGGCAACAAATGGCAGTGGCTGAAAAGGCACCAATTGGCGTTCGAAAACCTCAAGAAGCTGATAAACGAATCTACTGTACTTGCCCACTACGACGAGACAAAACCATTAGTAATCGCGTGCGACGCCTCTCCATACGGTGTAGGGGCCGTGCTTGCACAACTGGACGACGATGACCGCGAACTGCCCGTTGCGTTTGCCTCGCGCACGTTGGGACGTGCAGAGCAGAACTACGCTCAACTGGATCGGGAAGGACTAGCATTGGTGTTTGCGGTAGAAAAATTTCACCAGTACGTCGCAGGAAGGAGTTTCAAGATATACACCGATCATCGACCGCTGCTTGGCATAATGGGGCAACACAAGCCAATGCCTGCAATGCTGTCGCCAAGGATGACGAGATGGTGTCTGAAATTAGGGTGCTATGATTACGACTTGTGCTATCGGAAGGGCACCACAAACCAAAATGCTGACGCCTTCAGTAGACTGCCGTTGCCATCCATGACCGATGAACCGTATAGACCGGGTGACGTGCTCCTGTTGGACACGTTAGAAGGACCTGTTCTCACGGCTAAAACCCTAGAAAAGATGACTCAGCAAGATCCGGTGCTGTCAGCAGTTCACAGAGCATTGCGAAACGGTAGCCTTCACAAGTTACGGGAACATGGCTTCGACCAATACAAGATACGCCGTCGGGAGCTGGCTACGGAGGGTGATTGTGTGACCAGAGGTTCAAGAGTTGTGGTTCCCCCGGCTGCTCGAGAGCAGGCCTTGAAACTGGTGCATTGCGGACACAGGGGCATAGTCACAATGAAAGCGTGTGCTCGAAGCTACATGTGGTGGCCGGGAATCGATCGTGACATTGAGCAACTCGTACGCGGCTGCTCCAAATGCCAGGTCGATCGACGCTCTCCGCCCCGAGCTCCGCCACCGCTGTGGACAAGACCGGCGGAACCCTGGAAGACCATTCACATCGACTTCGCCGGACCGGTTGACGGGCGAACGTATCTACTGGTTGTTGACGCCTACACGAAGTGGCTGGAAGTTAGGCGAATGACAAGTACTACGGCCGCCGCTGTGATTGAACAGCTAAGGTATATGTTCGCCACCTTCGGAATTCCGCAGGTAGTCGTGTCAGATAATGGGTCGGTGTTCCTATCGGCAGAAACCAAGAGATTTTTCAAAGCAAATGGCGTCGAGCATCGCACAAGTGCTCCGTATCACCCGGCCACTAACGGCCAAGTAGAGCGCATGGTGGCGGAACTGAAGAGGgttctgaaacgggatagtgcGGGACACGTTGACAAGTGCCTGGCGCGGTTTATGTTCAAGCAGCATACTACAATCAACGCCACCATAGGCAAGTCGCCAGCAGCCATGATGTTCAGCAGGGAGCTTCCGTCGCCGCTGTCGGCGTTGAAACCAAGTGACCATCGGAGTTCAATGGGGGAGGACGAGGAGGGAGCTGGGTCACGTTACGCGCTGTTCAAGCCATCGATGAGAGTCTACATTAGAAACTTCACAGGAGGTCCTCAGTGGATACCTGGTCAGCTGCTTGATCGGATGGGTCGGCGGTCGTGGATGGTCCAGACAGAGCACGGAACGACACGACGTCACGTCGATCACATTAGACGACGTTATGATCAGGATCCCTGGAACAGCAGTTCCGTTCCGTGGACTGTGGACATTTCCCCTGAGCGACCGTCAGGGGCAGCTGCAGTAGATCCTCAACGATTAACGGAGTGCTCGGATGTGGTGACTGCTCCCGCCGTTCCTGAAACCAGGGATCCGCCTGCAAGAGAGCTTAGAAGGTCACAGCGTACGCGCCAGCCGCCAGACTTTTTCCGACCTTGCTGA